The following are encoded together in the Monodelphis domestica isolate mMonDom1 chromosome 5, mMonDom1.pri, whole genome shotgun sequence genome:
- the CEP41 gene encoding centrosomal protein of 41 kDa isoform X6: protein MTKYTEKLEEIKKNYRYKKDELFKRLKVTTFAQLVIQVASLSDQPLEVTAEEIQRLEDHNTALAIPDADDKINGKGSPTEKPPSPIQFISNAGAGEGCRSTLQSVISGVGELDLDKESLKKTEPNTKDKPYPDCPFLLLDVRDKDSYNQCHIVGAYSYPIATLSRTMNPYSNDILEYKNAHGKIIILYDDDERLASQAATTMCERGFENLFMLSGGLKVLAQKFPEGLITGSLPVNCQQAPPPGSARKRSSPRAQTQYAENKWRFSPEDLKKIEYYLEEEQVPLETPGRLSRGNSSVRDPKFTGGNSSGRDTKVPSIRNNQSLPTGNSVSNLNPRSLSSGYLQCKPWK from the exons GTCATCCAAGTTGCTTCTCTGTCTGATCAACCACTGGAAGTGACAGCCGAAGAGATTCAAAGGCTAGAAG ATCATAATACAGCGCTTGCCATTCCTGATGCTGATGACAAGATCAACGGGAAAGGTAGTCCCACTGAGAAGCCGCCCAGCCCCATCCAGTTCATCAGCAATGCTGGGGCCGGAGAAGGCTGCCGGTCCACACTGCAGAG CGTCATCAGCGGTGTTGGAGAACTGGACCTAGACAAAGAGTCACTGAAGAAAACGGAGCCCAACACTAAAGATAAGCCTTATCCCGATTGTCCCTTCCTGCTGCTAGATGTCCGAGATAAAGATTCTTACAATCAGTGCCATATTGTTGGAG CTTACAGTTATCCAATTGCCACCTTGTCTAGAACCATGAATCCTTATTCAAATGATATTCTTGAGTAT AAAAATGCCCATGGCAAGATTATCATTctctatgatgatgatgagaggCTCGCCAGCCAAGCAGCCACCACCATGTGTGAACGAGGATTTGAGAACCTCTTCATGCTCTCTGGAG GTCTGAAAGTTCTAGCCCAGAAATTCCCCGAGGGACTGATTACTGGGTCATTGCCAGTGAACTGCCAACAAGCACCTCCTCCTGGGTCTGCCCGAAAGAGATCCAGCCCCAGAGCGCAGACTCAGTATGCTGAGAACAAATGGAGATTTTCCccagaagatttaaaaaagataGAATATTATCTGGAAGAAGAGCAAGTTCCCCTGGAAACGCCTG GCCGATTGAGCCGTGGCAACTCCTCTGTAAGGGATCCCAAGTTCACAGGTGGCAATTCCTCTGGACGGGATACCAAGGTTCCAAGCATCCGCAACAATCAGAGCCTGCCTACTGGAAACAGTGTCAGCAACCTGAACCCCCGTTCACTTAGTAGTGGCTACCTTCAGTGCAAACCCTGGAAGTAG